attatgaaaattaaaaaccaactTCAATAATTTTGTATGATAATAATCTTCTTCACAATTTGCTTTGGGTTAAATACTCCACGCACTTCTGCGGATCTAAAGTCTGCGAAAAGTTTGTTTATGGATTTAcaatcaaatgaattttaagTGCACTGAGTGATTTATGGCTGATATCTCGACTGGGGTATTTAAAGGTCTTTCGAATGGATCTATTATTAAAGAAATCCAGGCGATTAAGACCTGATGGCTAGTCAAATACTCTCTTAATGAATTATTGGCCATAAAGCTTACGCCAGTCCTAGCCCAATACGTTTATCAATCAGTAGTCTACCAAATGTGTTAGTTCTCATTGTAAAATCTTAATCAAATCAGCAGTAAATCACTTTTTAGTGCGCCTTTAAGGTGCTGAAGTGTAAAAAAAAGCCACTAATGCTGCGAAGACAAAAGAATTTCCCCCCACTGAGTGATACGAATCGGTCATCGAGTGTAATCCGCCAACACCTGGCTGCCATGGCTGACGCAGTTTTACCCCCGGTAGCCCagttatttgtgtataatcCAGATCGCAATGATAGCcaatatatattctataagTGATATTGACATTCGATTGGCCAATTGGCCGTCGAGATTAGGCCAAAACAAGCCACTCAAGCGATACAAGTGTTCCTTTTGCTTTGTCAAATGATGTGATTCCTTCGCGCTAAATCGGAAGCCTATCGTACATCGGGCGTTACGTCCATCGCAGCTCTGCTAATCAGAAGCAGCGATTAGCATGTGTATTTGTTAACCAGGTTAAACGCCCTCTTCCCCTCGTCTTGCCCTTCAAATCCCCAAGCTTTGCTATAAAAGCCACTGACCGGCTGGGACAATCAAACAGGTGGCCATACAATGAAAGCTAtcgtttgtgtttttgtggcccTTTTGGCATGCGTAGCAGCCTACGATGTGGAGCTGCTCACCGAGGAGCAGTGGGACCAACTGGTGGAGCGTAATCGTAAGTGACCCCAGCCATCACCTGACCAGTTAGAGGGCTAATTCCAATGTACTTCCCCGCAAACAGCTGCAAAGCCCGATACTAAGGGTCTGATCTTGAACGGATCGGTCAAGAAGGCCATCAACGGACTGCTGAACCAAATGCCTTGCGGTTGGCCCCAATACGGAATCCCCCCACTAGACCCCTATACCAATGCTGATCTGCGCATCCACTTGGCCGAGTCGGTTGTCGAGTGAGTTATAATTAATGGGGACGATCAAATCAGAGGATCTAATAGTTATCCCTAGTTCGCTGCTGCAGTTCCTGCGTTTCCGCTTCGATGGCCTGGAAGGCATGGAGATCAAGAAGATGAAAGTCAGCTACACCTTCAGCAAGAAGGTCCAGTTCCACTTCAACTTCCCAGAGCTGAAGGCCAGCGCCCACTACTTGGACACCAACACCTTCGTGGATCTGCTGAAGCAACTGGGATTGTCTGTGCGCTACGAGAGCTCGGGACCTTTGTCCTTCAGCCTGCAGAATCTGTCGATTAAGGGCGAGTTCAAGTACAAGATGCCCTTCATCTTTGGCTCCATCAAGATCTACAAGTTCAGCTGCGCCGTTGGCTTGGGCGGTGTAACCTCGAACATTGGCGGTGTTATGGGAAACGGAAGGATCAATGAGTTCATCAACGACATGATCGACAAGGAGGTTCCGGCCTTCATCAATGGCAACCAGGACCAGATCAGCACCAAGATCGAGGAGATCTTTGTGCCGCTGGTCAATACGTATCTCACGGGTCACAAAATCTGGTATCTGTTCAGCCTGCTGTCCGCCACCACTGGCACCTGCAACCCCACTCCCGCTCCCTGGTTGGCCGTGGAGTCCAGGAAGCTAGACTAAGGCAGCACCCGCCAATAAAAAGCAATTCAAGCGAGTCCACGATCTACGTTTTAATTAGTCCCCATTCCGCCTGCTATCTCCGCTCAGTATCACCTTCTACGCGTTATCGTCTGCAGGGGATTTTGGTATATAAGACTCCGGCCAGGGGCTGGCCAATTCAGTAGCA
This genomic stretch from Drosophila teissieri strain GT53w chromosome 2L, Prin_Dtei_1.1, whole genome shotgun sequence harbors:
- the LOC122615813 gene encoding uncharacterized protein LOC122615813, whose protein sequence is MKAIVCVFVALLACVAAYDVELLTEEQWDQLVERNPAKPDTKGLILNGSVKKAINGLLNQMPCGWPQYGIPPLDPYTNADLRIHLAESVVDSLLQFLRFRFDGLEGMEIKKMKVSYTFSKKVQFHFNFPELKASAHYLDTNTFVDLLKQLGLSVRYESSGPLSFSLQNLSIKGEFKYKMPFIFGSIKIYKFSCAVGLGGVTSNIGGVMGNGRINEFINDMIDKEVPAFINGNQDQISTKIEEIFVPLVNTYLTGHKIWYLFSLLSATTGTCNPTPAPWLAVESRKLD